Proteins from a single region of Apium graveolens cultivar Ventura chromosome 7, ASM990537v1, whole genome shotgun sequence:
- the LOC141672924 gene encoding putative xyloglucan glycosyltransferase 6, translated as MSRSAGNQEFQEWWNNQREEDLLLSDKPQKTRPHLTVEIPPTPTADFIFEKARPRTARQLSYAFLLKVQQLANCFMNPSNFCNSSFYNSAKRRLNTPESPTFIHARPYESRLYRVIKVFFVIVVLLLVFELLAYLKGWHFSPPSVGSWEIQDFVEYFYAYWLRIRAHYLAPPLQQLTNVCIVMFLVQSFDRLILVLGFIWIKIWRIKPVAEMEYKDGIDHENVEAYPMVLVQIPMCNEREVYHQSIASVCIQDWPRERMLVQVLDDSDDMDVQDLIREEVLKWQHRGVNILYRHRLMRTGYKSGNLKSAMSCDYVKDYEFVALFDADFQPPPDFLKKTIPYFKGNEDLGLVQTRWTFVNKDENLLTRLQYINLTFHFEVEQQVNGVFINFFGFNGTAGVWRIKALEDCGGWMDRTTVEDMDVAVRAHLCGWKFIFLNDVKCPCELPESYEAYMKQQYRWHSGPMQLFRLCFLDVIHSKVSLAKKINLIFTFFLLRKLILPFYSFTLFCIILPLTMFLPEAELPAWVVCYIPGLVSILNILPAPNSFPFIVPYLLFENTMSVTKFTAMISGLFQLGSSYEWIVTKKLGRSSETDLVAFESDMEHSGESPGLPKSSSESDVTELTKLEIAKKSRRRKNHIYRKELTLAFILLAAAARSLLSAQGVHFYFLLFQGFTFLAVGLDLIGQQVS; from the exons ATGTCTCGATCAGCTGGTAACCAAGAATTTCAAGAATGGTGGAACAATCAGAGGGAAGAGGACCTGTTACTCTCAGACAAACCTCAAAAAACTCGTCCTCATTTAACTGTCGAGATCCCCCCTACTCCCACCGCTGATTTCATCTTCGAAAAAGCCCGTCCTCGAACAGCCAGGCAATTATCTTATGCATTTCTCTTAAAAGTCCAGCAATTAGCCAATTGTTTTATGAATCCCAGCAATTTCTGCAATTCATCATTCTATAACTCTGCCAAACGTCGCCTTAATACCCCCGAATCGCCTACATTTATCCATGCAAGGCCTTATGAATCGCGCCTTTATCGTGTCATTAAAGTGTTTTTTGTCATTGTAGTTTTGTTGTTAGTGTTTGAGCTTCTAGCTTACTTAAAAGGATGGCATTTTAGTCCTCCTTCTGTAGGATCATGGGAGATTCAGGATTTTGTTGAGTATTTCTACGCGTACTGGCTTCGTATCAGGGCTCATTATTTGGCACCACCTCTGCAACAACTAACAAATGTTTGCATTGTTATGTTTCTGGTGCAGTCATTTGATCGCCTTATTTTAGTTTTAGGGTTTATTTGGATTAAAATTTGGAGAATAAAGCCGGTGGCAGAGATGGAGTATAAAGATGGTATCGATCACGAGAATGTGGAGGCTTATCCAATGGTATTAGTGCAAATTCCAATGTGCAATGAAAGGGAG GTTTACCACCAATCAATTGCATCAGTGTGTATACAAGACTGGCCAAGGGAAAGAATGCTTGTCCAGGTCTTGGATGATTCTGATGATATGGATGTTCAAGATCTTATCAGGGAAGAAGTGTTAAAATGGCAGCACAGGGGTGTGAACATACTGTACAGGCATCGCCTTATGCGTACAGGCTACAAGTCAGGCAATCTTAAATCAGCAATGAGTTGCGATTATGTCAAAGATTATGAATTTGTAGCACTTTTTGATGCAGATTTTCAACCGCCTCCAGATTTCTTGAAGAAAACCATTCCTTACTTCAAG GGAAATGAGGACCTAGGACTGGTCCAGACGAGGTGGACTTTTGTGAACAAGGATGAAAATTTGCTTACAAGATTGCAGTACATAAACTTAACGTTTCATTTTGAAGTAGAACAACAAGTCAATGGAGTTTTTATCAACTTCTTTGGTTTCAATGGAACCGCTGGAGTATGGAGAATAAAGGCCCTCGAGGATTGTGGTGGTTGGATGGATCGAACAACAGTGGAAGACATGGATGTTGCTGTTCGTGCTCACCTTTGTGGATGGAAGTTTATTTTCCTGAACGATGTTAAG TGTCCGTGTGAGCTCCCAGAGTCCTATGAGGCATACATGAAGCAGCAATATCGCTGGCACTCAGGCCCAATGCAGCTGTTTCGTTTGTGCTTTCTTGACGTTATCCACTCAAAG GTAAGTTTAGCCAAGAAAATCAACCTCATATTCACTTTTTTCCTCCTCCGAAAACTAATCCTACCATTTTACTCATTCACTCTCTTCTGCATTATTCTTCCTCTGACAATGTTCCTACCGGAAGCTGAACTACCAGCTTGGGTAGTTTGTTACATCCCCGGACTCGTGTCCATTCTCAACATTCTTCCAGCACCGAACTCATTTCCATTCATCGTTCCCTACCTTCTGTTTGAAAATACCATGTCTGTCACAAAATTCACTGCAATGATATCAGGATTGTTCCAGTTAGGGAGTTCTTACGAATGGATAGTTACTAAAAAATTAGGTAGGTCCTCAGAAACAGACTTGGTGGCCTTTGAATCTGATATGGAACATTCAGGTGAAAGTCCTGGTTTGCCTAAGTCATCCTCAGAATCAGATGTTACAGAGCTAACAAAACTGGAAATTGCAAAAAAATCGCGAAGGAGAAAGAATCACATATACAGAAAGGAACTTACTCTTGCGTTTATTTTACTAGCTGCAGCTGCAAGAAGCTTGTTGTCTGCTCAAGGCGTCCATTTCTACTTCCTTCTGTTTCAAGGATTCACTTTCTTAGCTGTTGGTCTGGATTTGATTGGGCAGCAAGTAAGTTAA